The proteins below are encoded in one region of Silene latifolia isolate original U9 population chromosome 2, ASM4854445v1, whole genome shotgun sequence:
- the LOC141644127 gene encoding CSC1-like protein At1g69450: MIVSALLTSVGINSGLCILFFTLYSIIRKQPGNFNVYVPRLLAGKGIERSHYFLQRLIPSPAWVTAAWKLSEEELLSTSGLDALVFIRTITFCLKVFIFAGAIGLFVLLPINASGSQIDVFDIIAIPNVTLDLFTITNVNNGSKWLWVHCSAVYLVTAFVCFLLYHEYQYISLKRIAYFYSSKPQPHQFTILVRGIPVPIGSSIRESVDSFFKKYYPSTYLSHLVIHRTNKLWHLVKAYERVRRLQFQSANGSSKSNADLEKTLGGLEENLRVEQSHESLPGREVRSAFVFFKSRYGATVASQLQQSENPTNWVTEQAPDPKDVYWPFFHASFLDRWMSKVVIIVTYILVTALFIIPVVLVQGLTNLSQLEIWFPFLTGILSKKYISQILTGYLPNLILQMFLKFVPPVMEFLSSIQGHVAHSEIQRSACDKFLYFMIWNVFFATVLSGSIFTQLFELLDLKNIPSELASAVPTQASFFIAYVVTLGWTSTSSDLFRILQFIQSLCKKCCCCSDNDVNGEINVPYMLYHKDIPKILFFGLLGITYFFLAPLILPFLLIYFSLAYIVFKNQFINVYAPKFETAGKFWPTVHNCMIFSLVLMHSIALGIFTLKKLPEASTIILPLPLFTLLFNEYCRKRFLPNFVAYSAETLINKDREDANDPGMPEFFDKLITAYKDPALYPMQFSDSDDLRLPNQSDNLTDPLLASVSAAKEMVITYVA; the protein is encoded by the exons ATGATTGTTTCTGCGCTTCTTACATCAGTTGGAATAAACTCTGGCCTTTGTATTTTATTCTTCACACTATACTCTATCATAAGGAAGCAGCCAGGAAACTTTAACGTGTATGTGCCACGCTTATTGGCGGGGAAAGGTATTGAACGGAGTCATTATTTCCTGCAACGGCTGATACCTTCCCCTGCGTGGGTAACAGCAGCATGGAAACTTTCAGAAGAAGAGTTATTATCTACTTCGGGCTTGGATGCTTTAGTTTTTATTAGGACTATAACCTTCTG TTTGAAAGTGTTTATTTTTGCTGGGGCTATAGGACTTTTTGTGCTTCTTCCAATAAATGCCTCAGGGAGTCAAATTGATGTGTTCGATATTATCGCAATCCCCAATGTAACCCTGGATTTGTTTACCATTACTAATGTGAACAATGGTTCAAAATG GTTGTGGGTACACTGTTCTGCTGTATATTTGGTTACTGCCTTTGTTTGCTTCCTTCTTTATCAT GAATATCAGTACATTTCTTTGAAGAGGATTGCATATTTCTATTCATCAAAGCCTCAGCCGCACCAATTTACAATATTAGTTCGCGGGATCCCTGTACCTATTGGGAGCAGTATCAGAGAGAGTGTTGACAGTTTCTTTAAAAAATATTATCCCTCTACCTATTTGTCTCATTTGGTGATTCATCGGACAAATAAACTCTGGCATCTTGTT AAAGCATATGAAAGAGTAAGGCGTCTACAGTTTCAGTCAGCCAATGGAAGTTCTAAGTCTAATGCTGACCTGGAGAAGACGCTGGGGGGTCTGGAAGAGAACTTAAGAGTAGAGCAATCACATGAATCCTTGCCTGGGCGA GAAGTCCGATCTGCTTTTGTATTCTTCAAATCTCGTTATGGTGCTACAGTTGCTTCACAGTTGCAACAATCTGAGAACCCAACCAATTGGGTTACGGAGCAAGCTCCAGATCCAAAGGATGTGTACTGGCCCTTTTTTCATGCATCGTTCTTGGATAGATGGATGTCAAAAGTGGTGATCATAGTGACATACATTCTAGTGACAGCTCTTTTTATAATACCAGTTGTACTTGTGCAAGGTCTCACCAACTTGTCCCAACTGGAGATTTGGTTCCCCTTCCTTACAGGCATATTGTCTAA GAAATACATCAGTCAAATTCTCACAGGATATCTTCCTAATCTAATTCTCCAGATGTTTCTAAAATTTGTCCCTCCTGTGATGGAGTTCCTTTCTTCAATTCAAGGACATGTCGCTCACAGTGAGATACAAAGAAGCGCATGTGACAAGTTCCTTTATTTTATGATTTGGAACGTCTTTTTCGCAACTGTACTTTCTGGGTCAATTTTCACTCAACTTTTTGAACTTCTTGATCTCAAAAACATCCCTTCAGAATTAGCAAGTGCTGTCCCGACACAG GCATCGTTCTTCATTGCTTATGTTGTCACTTTGGGATGGACTAGCACCTCATCAGACCTCTTCCGTATTCTCCAATTTATCCAGAGTTTATGTAAAAAATGCTGCTGCTGCTCTGACAATGATGTTAATGGTGAAATCAATGTTCCTTATATGCTTTATCACAAGGACATCCCGAAGATTCTGTTCTTTGGGCTTTTGGGTATAACTTACTTCTTCCTGGCCCCGCTGATCCTGCCTTTCTTGTTGATATACTTTTCCCTTGCGTACATAGTTTTCAAAAATCAG TTCATAAATGTATATGCCCCAAAGTTCGAGACAGCTGGGAAGTTTTGGCCAACGGTGCATAATTGCATGATATTTTCATTAGTGCTGATGCACTCTATTGCTTTGGGCATCTTTACACTGAAGAAGCTCCCGGAGGCATCAACAATAATATTACCTCTTCCGTTATTCACACTTCTGTTTAATGAATACTGTCGAAAACGTTTCCTACCCAACTTTGTTGCCTACTCAGCTGAG ACTTTGATAAACAAGGACAGAGAAGACGCAAATGATCCTGGGATGCCCGAATTCTTTGACAAGCTGATTACCGCCTATAAGGATCCCGCTTTATATCCAATGCAGTTCTCTGATTCTGATGATCTTAGACTTCCCAACCAATCTGATAACCTTACAGATCCCCTCCTCGCATCCGTTTCTGCGGCAAAGGAGATGGTTATAACCTATGTCGCTTGA